A part of Miscanthus floridulus cultivar M001 chromosome 6, ASM1932011v1, whole genome shotgun sequence genomic DNA contains:
- the LOC136460470 gene encoding pre-mRNA-splicing factor ATP-dependent RNA helicase DEAH1-like yields MATDVQLREWVSDKLMSLLGYSKNVVVQYVIRLAKECSSTGDLVGKLVEFGFTSSAETRAFASDIYAKVPRRASGISNYQKQEREVAKLVQKQSTYKLLAYEDDNTDNQTPTSQKTSANPSSKSRKHFRRKADQDSGDDEIVAKDSGRNVRRRTEEEDEEGGDGSSDEENERIRDQQEKAQLERNMRERDAANTRKLMERQLSKEEQEELTRRSQAMDKNDTSDLRKFSRQAYLQKRRDKKIEEIRDEILDHQYIFQGVKLTEAEEKELRYKMKIYDRVEEYVETPDDVGEYKMPEAYDMVENVNQEK; encoded by the coding sequence ATGGCGACCGATGTGCAGCTCAGGGAGTGGGTCTCCGACAAGCTCATGAGCCTCTTGGGCTACTCCAAGAACGTCGTCGTCCAGTACGTCATCAGGCTTGCGAAGGAGTGCTCTTCAACGGGTGACCTCGTGGGCAAGCTCGTCGAGTTCGGGTTCACCTCGTCTGCGGAGACCCGTGCCTTCGCGTCGGATATCTACGCCAAGGTTCCCCGCAGGGCCAGCGGCATCAGTAATTACCAGAAGCAGGAGAGGGAGGTGGCAAAGCTTGTCCAGAAACAGAGCACTTACAAGCTGTTGGCCTACGAGGATGACAATACCGACAACCAGACACCAACAAGTCAAAAGACCTCAGCAAATCCATCATCTAAGAGTCGGAAGCATTTCAGGAGGAAAGCAGATCAAGACAGTGGTGACGATGAAATAGTGGCAAAAGATTCTGGGAGGAATGTCCGTCGGCGAACAGAAGAGGAGGATGAAGAAGGTGGCGACGGCAGTTCTGATGAAGAGAACGAAAGGATTAGAGATCAGCAGGAAAAGGCCCAGCTAGAAAGGAACATGAGAGAAAGAGATGCGGCTAACACAAGGAAGTTGATGGAGCGACAATTAtctaaggaagaacaagaagagcTTACTAGAAGATCTCAAGCAATGGACAAGAATGACACATCTGATCTGAGAAAATTCTCAAGGCAAGCATACCTGCAAAAGCGACGGGACAAAAAAATTGAGGAAATTCGTGATGAAATTCTAGACCACCAGTACATTTTTCAGGGTGTGAAACTAACAGAGGCAGAAGAAAAGGAGTTGAGATACAAGATGAAGATATATGATCGTGTCGAGGAATATGTTGAGACTCCTGATGATGTTGGTGAGTACAAAATGCCTGAAGCTTATGACATGGTTGAAAATGTCAATCAAGAGAAGTGA